The proteins below come from a single Rhizobium sp. BT04 genomic window:
- a CDS encoding MFS transporter, translating into MSNPSSQTKTSEGRMSARAAGALIVLCGAIFLEGIDVAMLNIALPAIRADLGLSTTTLSAVVSAYVLGYAGFMLLGGRAADMFGKKRVFLTALAIFLAFSGLGGFASEGWMLLLARFVTGAASAFMTPAGLALITANFPEGPQRNRAVMIYASTASAGFSLGLVAGGLLAAIDWRWVFFAPVVLAAILLAVGPRLITDRDAGADRGKFDISGAIALTGAMLLAAYGVIRLEHPGEGTGWTIAAFAVSALLWLAFILIERGSSTPLVRLGILRSAALIRANLGALLFAGSFFGFQFIASLYLQELLGWTPMQTSLALMAIGIDAVVAPILTPRLVDRFGNVRVILAGFLLALACYGLFLRMGFDWTYAAMFPSMLLLGLAFALGYGPLTIVATEGIAEDEHGLAAGLVNTAIQFGAALGLSGVSAIGAYMLGEEVSPEARLESLRVALLVPLAAAALGALVMATGLRGRDGSRREAVA; encoded by the coding sequence ATGTCCAACCCATCTTCCCAGACCAAGACAAGTGAGGGCCGCATGAGCGCCCGCGCAGCCGGGGCCCTGATCGTGCTCTGCGGCGCGATCTTCCTCGAAGGCATCGATGTCGCCATGCTCAATATCGCGCTGCCGGCGATCCGCGCCGATCTCGGCTTGTCGACAACGACTCTCAGCGCCGTCGTCAGCGCTTATGTGCTGGGTTATGCCGGCTTCATGCTGCTGGGCGGCCGGGCCGCCGATATGTTCGGCAAGAAGCGAGTCTTCCTGACGGCGCTGGCAATCTTCCTCGCCTTCTCCGGCCTCGGCGGTTTCGCGAGCGAGGGCTGGATGCTGCTTCTCGCCCGCTTCGTCACCGGCGCCGCCTCCGCCTTCATGACGCCGGCCGGCCTGGCGCTCATCACCGCCAATTTCCCCGAAGGACCGCAGCGTAACCGGGCGGTGATGATCTACGCCTCGACGGCCTCGGCCGGCTTCTCGCTCGGCCTCGTCGCCGGCGGCCTGCTTGCTGCGATCGACTGGCGCTGGGTGTTTTTCGCGCCGGTGGTGTTGGCGGCGATCCTGCTTGCCGTCGGCCCGCGGCTCATCACGGATAGAGATGCGGGTGCCGACCGCGGAAAATTCGATATATCAGGCGCGATCGCGCTGACCGGCGCCATGCTGCTGGCGGCCTATGGCGTCATCCGGCTCGAGCATCCGGGCGAGGGCACGGGATGGACGATCGCCGCCTTTGCAGTGAGCGCGCTGCTCTGGCTTGCCTTCATCCTGATCGAGCGCGGCTCGTCCACTCCGTTGGTGCGGCTCGGCATCCTGCGCTCGGCCGCGCTGATTCGCGCCAATCTCGGCGCGCTGCTGTTTGCCGGCTCGTTTTTCGGCTTCCAGTTCATCGCCTCGCTTTATCTGCAGGAGCTGCTCGGCTGGACGCCGATGCAGACGAGCTTGGCGCTGATGGCGATCGGCATCGATGCGGTGGTCGCGCCGATCCTGACGCCGCGGCTCGTCGACCGCTTCGGCAATGTCCGCGTCATCCTCGCCGGTTTCCTGTTGGCGCTCGCCTGCTATGGGCTGTTCTTGCGCATGGGCTTCGACTGGACCTATGCCGCCATGTTCCCGTCGATGCTGCTGCTCGGCCTTGCCTTCGCGCTCGGCTACGGCCCGCTGACCATTGTCGCGACCGAGGGTATCGCCGAGGACGAGCACGGGCTTGCCGCCGGTTTGGTCAATACGGCAATCCAGTTCGGAGCCGCACTCGGCCTTTCCGGCGTCAGCGCCATAGGCGCCTATATGCTGGGTGAAGAAGTCTCTCCCGAAGCCCGGCTGGAATCCCTGCGCGTGGCCCTTCTGGTACCGCTCGCCGCCGCCGCGCTTGGCGCGCTGGTGATGGCGACCGGCTTGCGTGGCCGCGACGGCTCTCGCCGCGAGGCCGTCGCCTGA
- a CDS encoding GFA family protein, with translation MSEPNLPMEGGCRCGRVRLKISAAPLLTMACHCTGCQRMTASAYSLSTAIPNEGFEVTKGEPVIGGLHGVTKHYFCPHCMSWMFTRPEGMDWFVNLRATMLDDPSWFTPFIETWTSEKLSFAETGAVHSYAELPAMDAYEGLVKEYMGKG, from the coding sequence ATGAGCGAGCCGAATTTACCCATGGAAGGCGGCTGCCGCTGCGGCCGGGTGCGGCTGAAAATCAGTGCTGCGCCGCTGCTGACCATGGCCTGCCATTGCACGGGGTGTCAGAGGATGACCGCGAGCGCCTATTCGCTGAGCACCGCCATCCCGAACGAAGGCTTCGAGGTCACCAAAGGCGAGCCGGTCATCGGCGGTCTGCACGGCGTCACCAAGCATTATTTCTGCCCGCATTGCATGAGCTGGATGTTCACCCGGCCGGAAGGCATGGACTGGTTCGTCAATCTGCGCGCGACCATGCTCGACGACCCCAGCTGGTTCACCCCTTTCATCGAGACATGGACGAGCGAGAAACTGTCCTTCGCTGAGACCGGCGCGGTGCACAGCTACGCGGAGCTGCCCGCGATGGACGCGTATGAGGGGCTGGTGAAGGAATATATGGGCAAGGGTTAA
- a CDS encoding type II toxin-antitoxin system CcdA family antitoxin, whose product MAQRPRKAANLSLDEGLVSQARALGINISRAAEDGIAKAIKAERERLWRIENAEAIAASNAYVKKHGLPFQKYRQF is encoded by the coding sequence ATGGCTCAGCGGCCAAGAAAAGCAGCGAACCTGTCTCTTGATGAAGGTCTCGTGTCCCAGGCACGCGCGCTCGGCATCAATATATCCCGGGCGGCGGAAGATGGGATCGCAAAGGCCATAAAGGCGGAGCGCGAGCGGCTGTGGCGTATCGAGAACGCTGAGGCTATTGCCGCTTCCAATGCTTATGTCAAAAAGCACGGCCTGCCGTTTCAGAAATATCGACAGTTCTGA